The stretch of DNA GAAGCAAATGCACTAAAGGATCAGGTAAATGAGTTTAGCGACTTGTTTGAAACATTTGAGAATCTTGAAGTAAGCTATGAACTAGTAAAAGAAGAAAGTGATGCAGAACTACAAGCAGAACTTGAGAATGAGTTAATCAAATTAACCACAAGATTAAATGACTTTGAACTTCAACTGCTTTTAAGTGAAGAATATGATAAACATAATGCAATTTTAGAGTTGCACCCAGGTGCTGGCGGAACTGAGTCACAAGACTGGGGCTCAATGCTTCTTCGTATGTATACACGTTGGGCAGAGAAAAAGGGTTTCAAGGTTGAAACACTCGATTATCTTCCTGGTGATGAAGCGGGGATAAAAAGTGTAACCCTGGCGATAAGAGGACATAACGCTTACGGTTATTTAAAAGCTGAAAAAGGTGTGCACCGATTAGTGCGAATTTCACCGTTTGATGCATCAGGACGCCGCCATACATCGTTTGTATCGTGTGAGGTAATGCCTGAATTCAATGATGAGATTCAAATTGATATCCGTACAGAAGACCTTAAAATCGATACCTATCGAGCGAGTGGAGCGGGTGGACAGCATATCAATACAACCGATTCTGCTGTTAGGATTACGCACACACCAACTGGAGTAGTTGTTAC from Neobacillus sp. CF12 encodes:
- the prfB gene encoding peptide chain release factor 2 (programmed frameshift), which codes for MELAEIRNELEKTAKRLADFRGSLDLENKEARIAELDDQMLHPDFWNDQQAAQTVISEANALKDQVNEFSDLFETFENLEVSYELVKEESDAELQAELENELIKLTTRLNDFELQLLLSEEYDKHNAILELHPGAGGTESQDWGSMLLRMYTRWAEKKGFKVETLDYLPGDEAGIKSVTLAIRGHNAYGYLKAEKGVHRLVRISPFDASGRRHTSFVSCEVMPEFNDEIQIDIRTEDLKIDTYRASGAGGQHINTTDSAVRITHTPTGVVVTCQSERSQIKNRESAMKMLKAKLYQREIEQQEKELLEIRGEQKEIGWGSQIRSYVFHPYSMVKDHRTSAESGNVQGVMDGDIDQFIDAYLRSRIS